One segment of Polyangiaceae bacterium DNA contains the following:
- a CDS encoding GIY-YIG nuclease family protein, with amino-acid sequence MYILQCADDSYYTGIAKNVQERIDAHAAGRGARYTRGRGPLRLCAVRRCHSKSTALSLELAIKALPRSQKLRLADPETLRRFAKQWIAERKRARAAPARQKLR; translated from the coding sequence GTGTACATTCTGCAGTGCGCGGACGACAGCTACTACACCGGCATCGCAAAGAACGTTCAGGAACGCATTGACGCCCATGCTGCTGGACGCGGTGCGCGCTACACGCGAGGGCGCGGACCACTGCGGTTGTGCGCAGTTCGTCGCTGCCACTCGAAGTCCACGGCTTTGAGCCTGGAGCTCGCGATCAAAGCTCTGCCGCGATCTCAAAAACTGCGCCTCGCCGATCCCGAAACACTGCGTCGCTTCGCCAAGCAGTGGATTGCCGAGCGAAAGCGCGCTCGGGCTGCGCCAGCGCGGCAGAAGCTGCGCTAG